The genomic region TTGCGGCCCATGTCCCAGGTAGGGTGCTTGAGCGCCTGCTCCAAGGTCACGTCCGCCAGCTTCTCCGCGGGCCAGGTGCGGAAGGGACCGCCGGATGCTGTTAGAATGAGCCGCGACACTTCCTTTTCGCCACCGCCGTGTCCGACGAGGCATTGGAAGATCGCGTTGTGCTCGCTGTCCACCGGCAAGAGTTTCACGCCCTTGCGTTCGGCGGCGGCGGTGACGATCTCGCCGGCCATGACGAGGATTTCCTTCGAGGCCACGGCGAGGTCCTTGCCGGCCTCGATCGCGGCGAGCGCGGGTTGAAGCCCGGCAGTGCCGATGATCGCGACCAGCACCATGTCAGCCTCGTCCATCGAGGCGAGTTCGGCGAGACCCTCGGGACCGGCGAGGATGGTCACGTCCGCGGGAATCAGTGCCCGCAGCATTTCCACCTTCGAAGCATCGCACAGGGCGACGCGCTTCACGCCGGTCTCGTGCACCTGGGCGGCGAGCGCATCCACGCTGCCATTCGCCGCAAGGCCGACGAGTTCGATGCGTTCCGGCAGCAGCCGCGCCACCTCCAGCGTCGAGCGACCGATCGATCCGGTGGAACCGAGCAGGACGACTTTCTTGCGTGCCGGCGCGGCGTTCAGGGCGACATCCATTTGAGATAGAAATAAAGCACGGGGGCGGTGAAGCAGAGGCTGTCGATCAGGTCGAGCGCACCGCCGATGCCCGGCAGCATCTGGCCGGAGTCCTTCACATTGAGGCTGCGCTTCACCACGCTCTCCGCGAGGTCGCCGACCACCGCCAGCAAGCAGAGCACGATGCTGAGCACGATCACATGGGTCCAGCTCCCGAGCACGTGCAGGCCGGTCGCGAAGTTCGGCATGTCCTCCTTGAAAAGCGCATAGAGCCCGCAGCCGGCGAGCAGCGCGAAGAAGATCGCGCCGCCGAAGCCCTGCCAGGTCTTCCCCGGGCTCACGTGGGGGATCATCTTGTGCTTCCCGATCATGGAGCCGACGATGTAGGCACCCATGTCGGTGAATTTCGTCACCGCGATCATCCACAGCAGCACCATCGCACCGGGGACCTCGCCCGGGCCGGGGACGAGAAAGACCAGCCGTGCCGCGAAGTTGAAA from Luteolibacter arcticus harbors:
- a CDS encoding 1-deoxy-D-xylulose-5-phosphate reductoisomerase — protein: MDVALNAAPARKKVVLLGSTGSIGRSTLEVARLLPERIELVGLAANGSVDALAAQVHETGVKRVALCDASKVEMLRALIPADVTILAGPEGLAELASMDEADMVLVAIIGTAGLQPALAAIEAGKDLAVASKEILVMAGEIVTAAAERKGVKLLPVDSEHNAIFQCLVGHGGGEKEVSRLILTASGGPFRTWPAEKLADVTLEQALKHPTWDMGRKITIDSATLFNKGLEMIEARWLFGIGMERIDVLVHPQSIVHSMVEFIDGSVLAQMSKNDMCFPIQYALTWPERVAGGLQPLDFGKLAKLDFEEPRHADFPALGLAREAGLAGGTLPAVFNAANEIAVDAFVEGRIRFPDIWRIVGETMHAHSTAPASSLAAVIEADAWARRTALATMMVS
- a CDS encoding phosphatidate cytidylyltransferase, which encodes MPSPAPDNSKRAVFLRRSVSTVGLWVVVATALASRQAWAYVGLVGILTVIATVEYFRMLKAGGVKCFPRYGILLAVVYSGILYWMLLGAPGAQEIIMVGPHGDAITMGVNRFAGGADWFDGAAIFAALAGSFFLQLRYPIRGLEALQTVASNLLGFVYLAFLFNFAARLVFLVPGPGEVPGAMVLLWMIAVTKFTDMGAYIVGSMIGKHKMIPHVSPGKTWQGFGGAIFFALLAGCGLYALFKEDMPNFATGLHVLGSWTHVIVLSIVLCLLAVVGDLAESVVKRSLNVKDSGQMLPGIGGALDLIDSLCFTAPVLYFYLKWMSP